The following nucleotide sequence is from Citrus sinensis cultivar Valencia sweet orange chromosome 6, DVS_A1.0, whole genome shotgun sequence.
TTAGGTGGGCCTAAAACTTATGCCCGCATCGAGCATACGAAGCTGGAAGGAACAAAACaggattattaattaattttataaatgaaatttaaagcgttaaatttgaaaatttcatttagATTTAAGGTCAAATATGATATATATTCATCTAGCTGAAACCCTCGCCTGCAATTGTTAAAGAAGGGTTAACCAAATCACTAGGGCGTGTTTGGCAGTGGGCACTAAGTTTGGCGCACACACAGAGCACGGTCAGTACAAAGCTGGTCAATTCGCCAGCCTTGGGCCAAATGAGGCCCGCCCTCATCGTGGGTTTTAGCGGGTCTggttaatattatatttttttagttcagtctttaatattatttaatttaatttaattaattaactactAATGACTACTAACCATAGTGAGTTGTCTCTGACTACCCTTAGCCATTGTAACTTGTCACTGTTCACCATCGTCAGGCACCAAGtatctatttatattaaatattacatCATTTGAATCTTCATATGGTCAGAAAATAGACATTTGTTTGTAGTGATTTTAtgccaaattttaaattgaagtttaaCTATCAATCTATGATCAACGAAAGTTCTATTATAGGAAATGTTGCTGCTAGCGCAGACAAAAATtctaacttaaaattaaaaaataacaacagcAAAGTGTACCAACAAAAATGAGTGagattttaactttaattaaacgaataacaaaagaaaagatataGCTAAAACAACATGAGTGATATTTTAcacttcaattaataaaaaataaacagagAGAAAggatatttaattaatcaagtgAAAATCTTCTCTTACGTTAAAACAACATGATTGagattttaactttaatttaaaaaaatgaaagagaaagaaaccatttttaattaatcaaattagtCTAAAAATAGAtgattaacaataatataccAATCGTCAAACACTCTTTAGTAAACCGaaaatctcttttattttatttttaaagtcaatGGTTCAAAATGTCTCGCGCCGTTATAAAATTagaacatttataatttaagcCTATTCAATCTTGAACTATAATATctctttataatattaaaagaaaataacaacgACAATGTTCAccacctaaaaaataaaaataaacacgttaaataggaaaaaaagttaaaatcaatttgagtCCAATAACTTGGACTCTCTGAATATATTCTCAAGACCACGAGCAAAGCATCTCTTACGACGCATTGTTTATTCCACGTAACGGAAACCACTCATCACGCAGTAGATGATGAATATTCGATGTGGTGGGGACATTCTAGCAAAAAGGTGGCACTGACAGCAACGACTGGACTTCAACACAGTCAATTTCCACACTACCTCAATACTTGTCAACACAGCACTAACTCAAACACTTGACAAACCCATTCATCAGCTGACACGTAATTAGTAGCACCAAACTTGCATGCACCTAAAATAATAACCGTTTCTGTTGTGTTTAAGGAACACTCGGGACGCATTAGATTCGTTTTTCTCACCGAAACATTTGGCAGAGAAAGCGTCTGCGGTCACGACCACAACCATGTCATCATCGTTCACCGGCTCATTCGGTGACGATGACTTCATGGCCTACGATCCTCGTCTTGCTTCGCAGGGATTCAACTCATCGTTCTCGCAATTCGAGGGGGACTCTGTAAAGGACTCAGCCGGTGACTCGTCTCCGATCTTCAGTAGCCAGTCCTACGGAGCTGGCGACGAAGTGTTCTCGTCCAATCCGCTGCCGGATACTCCATCGCCGCCGTCGATCTACGCCGCCGGTGGTGGATTCTCAAGTTTCTCGCCGGAGCGGAACGGTAAGAGTTTTGGTGGAGGTTTTGGTGCCGAGGATGATTCGATCTTGCCGCCGCCAACGGAGATGCCGGCTGAGGAAGGCTTTGCTCTCAGAGAGTGGCGTAGGTGAGCTCGCTATTTCGTTTACttatataattgttttatatGCCTATTGCCTATTGATTGAGTGCTGTGTGAATCAGTCTTGTGGCTAGTTCCGCTGAGCTTCTTTgtatagatattttaaaaaaatattaatttaggtTGGCTTTcattcaatttcttatttttattatttttacaatatgcACTAGACGTCCATCTAAAGTAGACTAAGGAATCGAATCGGCAAATAATCAAAGCAAatctttatcaattaattgacTTGTCGGTTATATTCAGCGGTTAGTGATTTCGTTATACGGATTAAAAGCCACTACATCTCAATACCAAGCTGGTACAGTCTCACTAGTACTTTTCTTAGGACCTATAGCTGGAATGATTAATCAACAAATAAGagtagatttaattaaaagatagagTTGGTTGCTTCGAGGGAACCAAGACCTTCAAAGAATTGCTACTTGACTCAACTTTTTGCATAACAAACATAACATGGAGTTTAAGCATTGCATTATCAGAAACGAAATTACCTCTTCATGACCTCTTGTACTGCATTTATAGTAgttggattttattttgatttttttttaaatagcaATTTTGGTGATTGTGTATGAAGATCTTGGCTGATTTGAAGTGTGATTGTGGGTGGGAGATGTGCAGACAAAATGCGATAAGGCTTGAacaaaaggagaagaaggagaGAGAGATGTTAAGGGAGATAATTGAGGAAGCAGAGCAGTACAAAGTTGAGTTCTATAGGAAGCGAGCACTTGCTGTTGAGAATAACAAAGCTTCTAAtagggaaaaggaaaaggtaAGATCCACCTGCACCTGATACTCTGTTGTTCTCTTTCAtcttcttatatattatttgtgaATTTGCATCCTTATGTGCCTGTAGAAACATAGGATTAAGATTGGAAGTGGGATCGGTACAGTAACAACAACTAATAATCAGTTAATTGTGGATGGATATTCATTAATTAGTGTCGTTATACTTGGCTTATTGCAGATTGTTCAGTAGTAAACTGCATGTCTAGAGTATTGTACATTGATTAAATGTGTGCTGTGTTAAATACATTTTGCAAATGTTAGATGTACTTAGAACTGACACTGAATATGATGTCTCAGCTGTTTCTGGCAAGTTGGGAGAAGTTTCATGGTGAAGCTGAGAAGAATTACTGGAAGGCAATTGCAGAACTCATTCCTTACGAGGTGCCAGCTATAGAGAAAAGGGGGAAgaaaaaagatcaagagaagaagaagcctTCCATCATTGTGATCCAGGGGCCTAAGCCCGGGAAACCAACTGACCTTTCAAGGATGCGCCAAATACTTGTGAAACTCAAGCACAATCCTCCTCCTCATATGAACCCaaaaccaccaccaccaccacaaaCAGAACCTACCAAAGATGCAAAAACCAGCCCTGCTGTTGGTTCTGGCACTGCTACCTCAAAGCCTGCAGCCCCTGCAACTCCCAAGGGTGTGGCTGCAGCTTGAGAGACATTCTACCTCCCTGCTGAATCTGCTTATGTGAAGAGTAACTAGCTATGTTTCAGAAATGTTTATTTGGTATGATCTTGAACATTATGATGTCTGAAAGTTTGTTATTGTGATCATGCTAATCTAAGCATGTGGCAGTAATCttgtagaaattttttttttttttttttctgtatcTATTTTGTTGATTGATCATTTTGGTGCGGTTTGTCTTGTGAACTTTTCCTTCATCGTCTTCCTTTAAACCTTCAACCGTCCGTTTAGTTTGTTTCCCCGGAGTATTTCAGTTTAAAGACTCCACTAAAGTAGTGGAACAGTGCAGTCACCATCAGAAGGTGCTGGGATGAGCTTTGTTTTGCCTCAGGTCATGAGTATGGCGCTGTCAGTAAGCAGGGAAAACTACTTAGCTGTTCTGTGATTGATAATGGGATGCgacaaattaatagttattATTGAACTCAAGACCAATTTAACAGTTCATTTTGCAGTTACTCATGGATGCTCATTTGGTTAGTCCCAAAGGCCAGGTAGATGGTGAGACAAACAAGTAGTTGAAGACCAATAGAAAAGAATGAGATATACATTCAACTGCTAACAACAAATTACGCCTTTGGACCGACAAATCTGCAATCAACTACACACTAATGAGTCTATCCTCTACCCCACCAAACCCCCGCACCCCCCATTTTTGGAGGGGGAACTTTGATCTCAATTTATAAACATCATAATGGAAACGAAAGAATATAGTAATTCTATCACCTAGCTAGTTGAGCCGAGGTGGGTACCTCATGATCTACAGATCTCTTGCCCTTGTGCTTTTGAGAAGACGATGTCTCTGAGCTACTGGCGCCCAAAGAATAGGAGGTGTTGCCTCTGTAGACCCCTGGCTCTGTCAGTGCTTTCTCATTCAGATGGACATCTTTGGAAAGCATCTCCACCACCTGCTTCATTGTTGGTCTGTAATGCGCACCTGCTTGGGTGCAAAAGAGCCCAACCTTGATGAAGCGCATAACCTCCTTTTCTGGAAATTGAGTCAGCTCTGGGTCAACTATTTCCAGAAGTCTTCCCTCTTCTCTCAGTTTCCATGTCTGCAAAAGCATACAAATTTTAGTCATCAAACACTGTAAAACTTGTCCATCTGGGACAAACAATAATTGGTTTTGCCAagaattttggatttttctcAGTCCAATGTAAAATAGTATGGATCTACAATATCATCAACCATGCCCTttgttttcgttttttttttttttatttaaaaggaGATAATTCCAAATATCCCAAAAAGAATCCAAGAGGAACTAAGGACGCAATGatacataataataagataagaaGCCCGATTAAAATCAAAGCTTCCCTCTCCCATTGGCAAAGCTGCTTTATCTCTCATTATATGACAAGACTAACCGACAGAGACAGGAGTCTACAACTTCCACAAGATATGACACAATTTCCAAAGATGGATTTAATGAGGTGTCAAAACTATTAATGCAGATGAGATAAAAAGGTAATATATGGTATGGATACATCAACTTCTGTTCCGAGTGAGTTATCGTGCCATGACCTTCTATGTCCTGAACTATTTAATGATACACATGTTGTGTGATTCTACAGATTATAGGACTAGTGTTAATATCATGGTCCAGGTTTATCCATCAACAGTGAGTCAATTGGTTGTCAATGCTTAACAAGAAATGTTCACCCT
It contains:
- the LOC102626898 gene encoding clathrin light chain 3-like; its protein translation is MSSSFTGSFGDDDFMAYDPRLASQGFNSSFSQFEGDSVKDSAGDSSPIFSSQSYGAGDEVFSSNPLPDTPSPPSIYAAGGGFSSFSPERNGKSFGGGFGAEDDSILPPPTEMPAEEGFALREWRRQNAIRLEQKEKKEREMLREIIEEAEQYKVEFYRKRALAVENNKASNREKEKLFLASWEKFHGEAEKNYWKAIAELIPYEVPAIEKRGKKKDQEKKKPSIIVIQGPKPGKPTDLSRMRQILVKLKHNPPPHMNPKPPPPPQTEPTKDAKTSPAVGSGTATSKPAAPATPKGVAAA